A DNA window from Vigna unguiculata cultivar IT97K-499-35 chromosome 10, ASM411807v1, whole genome shotgun sequence contains the following coding sequences:
- the LOC114166955 gene encoding probable polygalacturonase At3g15720: protein MSMVESKTRIYDVRNYGANGDGKSDDSKAFMSAWNDICGRHGTPTLLIPQNRVFMVKRNIIMKGPCKAKNINIQLHGRIVAAQKNAWQGYKSTMILFTNINGLRIFGKGGLIDGYGSSWWPCKHCPRPSVLAFNACNGLYVGYLRITNSPKAHITINGCEGAKFSHITIRSPADSPNTDGIDISFSKNILIRDSNIASGDDCIAIIGESSYINATGIACGPGHGISIGSLGRINGHDNVEHVRVYNCSFTKTTNGARIKTFSGGSGYAKRITFEKIKLNQVYNPIIIDQHYNNIMNAGGGVQVSDVTFRGFRGTSANDKAINLACGSSGCFNIVLDKIKIISSKPGNPTSCSCRNVHGRSTSTIPNCNSSLR, encoded by the exons ATGTCTATGGTTGAATCCAAAACTAGAATTTATGATGTGAGGAACTATGGTGCCAATGGCGATGGAAAATCTGATGATTCTAAG GCTTTTATGAGTGCATGGAATGACATATGTGGAAGACATGGTACACCAACTCTCTTGATACCACAAAATAGAGTGTTCATGGTGAAGAGGAACATAATCATGAAAGGTCCTTGCAAggccaaaaatattaatattcag CTTCATGGAAGAATAGTGGCAGCACAAAAGAATGCATGGCAAGGTTATAAATCAACCATGATTTTGTTCACAAACATAAACGGTCTCAGAATTTTCGGAAAAGGAGGATTAATCGATGGTTATGGTTCCTCTTGGTGGCCATGCAAACATTGTCCAAGGCCATCG GTCCTTGCTTTCAATGCATGCAATGGTCTTTATGTTGGTTATCTGAGGATCACAAATAGTCCCAAAGCTCACATAACCATAAATGGTTGTGAAGGTGCCAAATTCTCTCATATTACCATTCGTTCTCCTGCTGATAGCCCTAACACTGATGGAATCgacatttctttttctaaaaatatattgataagaGATTCCAACATAGCTTCTG GTGATGATTGTATTGCAATCATAGGTGAATCTTCTTACATTAATGCCACTGGAATTGCTTGTGGACCAGGCCATGGAATaag CATTGGTAGCTTGGGTAGAATCAATGGCCATGACAACGTGGAACATGTTCGTGTTTATAATTGTAGCTTCACAAAAACTACAAATGGAGCAAGAATCAAGACATTTTCG GGTGGATCAGGTTACGCCAAAAGAATAACGTTTGagaaaatcaaattaaaccAAGTTTACAACCCAATAATTATAGATCAACACTATAATAACATAATG AATGCAGGAGGAGGAGTCCAAGTGAGTGATGTGACATTTCGAGGGTTTCGAGGAACGTCTGCAAATGACAAAGCTATTAATTTAGCTTGTGGTTCATCAGGTTGCTTCAACATTGTGTtggataaaatcaaaataatttcttCCAAACCAGGAAATCCAACTTCTTGTTCTTGTAGAAATGTTCATGGAAGATCTACATCCACTATTCCAAATTGTAattcctcattgagatga